The proteins below come from a single Halomonas binhaiensis genomic window:
- the lpxB gene encoding lipid-A-disaccharide synthase — protein MAAARTPRRIYLVAGELSGDILGASLMRALKARYPEAEFRGLGGPRMQAEGIHSLFPLEVLSVMGLVEVLKHLPELFRVRRTLREDALAWQPDIMLGIDAPDFNLGLERQLRQAGITTAHYVSPSVWAWRQGRVKGIARSVDAMLTFLPFEAEFYVDHKVPVAFVGHPLADELPLGGDNDRQEARAALQLEEAGGGEVGEVLALLPGSRRNEIRFMGATFLDAAQRLVEERPELLVLIPAATPERRVQLETLLAERPALQGRAVLLDGQAREAMLASDVVLLASGTAALEAMLCHRSMLVGYRMAPMTHTIAKFMVKTQWISLPNLIAQESLVPELIQDEASVEAISARLSAMLDDDQGRANLEARFSEMHRILQRDASRRAVDAIEALVAGRELPASVLPDVLRETR, from the coding sequence GCGCATTTATCTGGTTGCGGGAGAACTCTCCGGCGATATCTTGGGCGCCAGTCTGATGCGTGCTCTCAAGGCACGTTACCCTGAAGCCGAGTTTCGTGGACTGGGTGGGCCGCGTATGCAGGCTGAAGGTATTCACTCGCTGTTTCCGCTTGAAGTATTGTCTGTCATGGGGCTAGTGGAGGTGCTCAAGCATCTGCCTGAACTGTTCCGTGTACGGCGAACCTTGCGTGAGGATGCTCTGGCCTGGCAGCCAGACATCATGCTTGGCATTGATGCGCCTGACTTCAATCTTGGCCTGGAACGTCAGTTGCGACAGGCTGGCATCACCACTGCGCATTACGTCAGTCCATCGGTCTGGGCTTGGCGCCAGGGACGAGTGAAAGGCATCGCCAGGTCGGTGGATGCGATGCTGACCTTTCTGCCTTTCGAGGCAGAATTCTATGTCGATCACAAGGTGCCCGTCGCTTTTGTCGGCCACCCTTTGGCTGATGAGCTGCCGCTGGGCGGCGATAATGACCGCCAAGAGGCACGTGCGGCCTTGCAGCTTGAAGAAGCCGGAGGAGGAGAAGTTGGCGAAGTGCTGGCGCTTCTGCCTGGTTCACGGCGCAACGAGATTCGCTTCATGGGCGCGACGTTCCTCGATGCTGCTCAGCGTCTGGTCGAAGAGCGCCCTGAGCTGCTGGTGTTGATCCCTGCTGCAACACCAGAGCGACGTGTCCAGCTTGAAACGCTCCTGGCTGAGCGTCCCGCGCTTCAGGGGCGGGCTGTATTGCTGGATGGCCAGGCACGTGAAGCCATGCTGGCCAGTGATGTGGTGTTGTTGGCCTCCGGCACTGCGGCTCTGGAAGCCATGCTGTGTCACCGTTCGATGCTGGTAGGTTATCGCATGGCGCCCATGACCCACACCATTGCGAAGTTCATGGTCAAAACACAGTGGATTTCGTTACCGAACTTGATTGCACAGGAATCTCTGGTACCAGAGCTGATTCAGGATGAGGCTTCAGTGGAAGCGATCAGTGCGCGTCTTTCTGCCATGCTTGACGATGACCAGGGACGAGCGAATCTGGAGGCGCGATTCAGCGAGATGCACCGGATACTTCAGCGGGATGCCAGCCGTCGCGCAGTGGATGCCATTGAGGCGTTGGTAGCTGGCCGTGAGCTGCCTGCCAGCGTGTTGCCTGACGTGCTGAGAGAGACGCGCTGA
- the rnhB gene encoding ribonuclease HII — MAEGGMAGDSRKRSTKTLPGKARKALPELVVDYQGNLLAGVDEVGRGPLVGAVVAAAVILDPARPIDGLADSKVLSAKRREALDAQIREQALAWCIAEASPAEIDSLNIYHATHLAMRRAIDGLSVVPEYLLVDGNRLPGHHIPGQAVVKGDARHSAIAAASILAKVARDAAMQALDAHHPDYGFARHKGYPTPEHLAVLERLGPLPEHRRSFAPVKRQLALF; from the coding sequence ATGGCTGAGGGTGGAATGGCTGGAGATAGCAGGAAACGATCAACCAAGACCTTGCCGGGAAAGGCTCGCAAGGCATTGCCAGAGCTGGTGGTGGATTATCAGGGAAACCTGCTGGCCGGAGTTGATGAGGTAGGTCGCGGTCCTTTGGTTGGTGCGGTGGTGGCTGCTGCCGTGATTCTCGACCCAGCACGTCCGATTGATGGCCTGGCCGATTCCAAGGTTCTCAGTGCCAAGCGACGAGAGGCACTGGACGCACAGATTCGCGAACAGGCATTGGCCTGGTGTATTGCAGAGGCCTCACCGGCAGAGATTGACAGTTTGAACATCTACCATGCGACCCATCTGGCCATGCGCCGGGCTATCGATGGCCTGAGCGTGGTACCGGAATATCTGCTGGTGGACGGTAATCGCCTGCCCGGGCATCATATTCCTGGCCAGGCAGTGGTAAAGGGTGATGCCCGTCATAGTGCTATCGCGGCGGCCTCGATCCTGGCCAAGGTGGCTCGGGATGCAGCTATGCAAGCTCTGGACGCCCATCATCCCGACTATGGTTTTGCGCGTCACAAGGGTTACCCGACACCAGAACACCTGGCTGTTCTGGAGCGCCTGGGGCCACTGCCCGAACATCGTCGCTCCTTCGCTCCGGTCAAGCGGCAGTTGGCTCTGTTCTAA